One genomic segment of [Phormidium] sp. ETS-05 includes these proteins:
- a CDS encoding glucose-1-phosphate adenylyltransferase → MKRVLSIILGGGAGTRLYPLTKLRAKPAVPLAGKYRLIDIPVSNCINSDILKIYVLTQFNSASLNRHIARAYNFSGFTEGFVEVLAAQQTASDPSWFQGTADAVRKYLWLLEEWDIDEYLILSGDHLYRMDYRLFVQRHRETNADITISVLPIDEKRASDFGLMKIDASGRVVDFSEKPKGDALKRMQVDTTKLGLTPEQAQKSPYIASMGIYLFKKEVLSKLLNEAPHRTDFGKEIIPAAAGDYNVQAYLFNGYWEDIGTMESFYEANLALTKQPQPPFSFYDEQAPIYTRARYLPPTKLLDSHVTESIIGEGCIVKECRIAHSVLGVRTRIESGCTIEDSLIMGSDYYQPSAERQVMVNTGKVPIGIGPNSVIRRAIIDKNARIGRNVQIINKDHVEEANREEKGFYIRSGIVVVLKNATIADGTVI, encoded by the coding sequence TTGAAAAGAGTCTTAAGCATCATTCTCGGAGGAGGGGCCGGCACCCGCCTTTACCCCCTAACCAAGCTGCGGGCTAAACCCGCCGTCCCCCTGGCGGGCAAATATCGCTTGATTGATATCCCCGTCAGTAACTGTATCAACTCGGACATTCTCAAAATCTACGTCCTTACCCAATTCAACTCCGCTTCCCTCAACCGTCACATCGCCCGCGCCTACAACTTCTCCGGTTTTACCGAAGGATTTGTCGAAGTCCTCGCCGCCCAGCAAACCGCCAGTGACCCTTCCTGGTTCCAAGGCACCGCCGACGCTGTGCGTAAATACCTGTGGTTACTCGAAGAGTGGGATATCGATGAGTATCTGATTCTTTCCGGCGACCATCTCTACCGCATGGACTACCGCCTATTTGTCCAGCGCCACCGGGAAACCAACGCCGATATCACCATATCGGTTCTGCCGATCGATGAAAAGCGCGCCAGCGATTTCGGTTTGATGAAAATCGATGCCAGCGGGCGGGTGGTCGATTTCAGCGAAAAACCCAAAGGTGACGCCCTCAAGCGGATGCAGGTGGATACCACCAAGCTGGGATTGACCCCAGAACAGGCGCAAAAGAGCCCCTACATTGCATCGATGGGGATTTACTTGTTTAAAAAAGAAGTCCTCAGTAAGCTGCTTAATGAAGCTCCCCACCGCACTGATTTTGGCAAGGAGATTATCCCAGCGGCAGCCGGGGATTATAATGTTCAGGCTTATTTGTTTAACGGTTACTGGGAAGATATCGGAACGATGGAATCGTTCTATGAGGCTAACTTGGCTCTCACCAAACAACCTCAGCCCCCGTTTAGTTTCTATGACGAGCAGGCTCCCATCTATACCCGCGCCCGCTATCTCCCCCCCACGAAACTGTTGGATTCTCACGTCACTGAGTCGATTATCGGCGAAGGATGTATTGTCAAAGAATGTCGCATCGCTCACTCGGTTTTGGGTGTCCGTACCCGGATTGAGTCTGGTTGCACGATCGAAGACTCCTTGATTATGGGATCTGACTACTACCAGCCTTCGGCAGAACGCCAAGTGATGGTTAATACTGGTAAAGTCCCGATCGGTATTGGGCCTAACAGCGTGATTCGTCGGGCGATTATTGATAAAAATGCCCGCATCGGTCGTAATGTACAAATCATCAACAAAGACCACGTGGAAGAAGCTAATCGCGAAGAAAAAGGCTTCTATATCCGCAGTGGCATTGTGGTGGTGCTGAAAAATGCGACCATTGCTGATGGCACTGTTATTTAA